One Fulvia fulva chromosome 8, complete sequence DNA window includes the following coding sequences:
- a CDS encoding Translation machinery-associated protein 46, with protein sequence MAPKGKQQEPKKAKATVDDKTFGMKNKKGGAAQKQIKQIKSSAAAGGTPEEKKKAAEKLQKEKEKLAAEKAQKEAAELFKPVQTQKIPFGVDPKTILCQFFKKGHCEKGKKCKFSHDLDVGRKQEKKSLYTDTREGDEGEEGEGGDAKKKDNMDDWDEEKLRQVVMSKHGNPKTTTDKVCKFFIEAVENQKYGWFWQCPNGETCMYQHKLPPGFVLKTKEQRAAEKALMDKSPLNTLTLEDFLESERHKLTGTLTPVTPETFAKWKKERMDKKAAEEEARKLKEATGRAMFEKGDWQGSDSEDDSDDDDDGGFNLEALRRETEAAREKKEAERVAAQGGEI encoded by the coding sequence ATGGCGCCCAAAGGCAAGCAGCAAGAGCCGAAGAAGGCCAAAGCCACCGTCGATGACAAGACCTTTGGCATGAAGAACAAGAAAGGTGGTGCCGCGCAGAAACAGATCAAGCAGATCAAATCCTCGGCAGCAGCCGGCGGCACACCCGAAGAGAAGAAGAAAGCGGCCGAGAAGTTGCAGAAGGAGAAAGAGAAACTTGCAGCAGAAAAGGCACAGAAGGAAGCAGCCGAACTTTTCAAACCGGTCCAGACGCAAAAGATTCCGTTCGGCGTGGATCCGAAGACGATTCTCTGCCAGTTCTTCAAGAAGGGCCACTGTGAAAAAGGAAAGAAGTGCAAATTCTCCCACGATCTTGATGTGGGCCGTAAGCAAGAGAAGAAATCTTTGTATACCGACACGCGCGAAGGCGACGAAGGAGAGGAAGGAGAGGGAGGCGATGCGAAGAAGAAGGATAATATGGACGATTGGGACGAGGAGAAGTTACGGCAAGTTGTCATGTCGAAACACGGAAACCCCAAAACTACGACCGACAAAGTCTGCAAATTCTTCATTGAGGCTGTGGAGAATCAGAAGTATGGATGGTTCTGGCAGTGTCCGAATGGAGAGACTTGTATGTATCAGCATAAACTTCCGCCTGGGTTTGTGTTGAAGACGAAAGAGCAGAgggcggcggagaaggcgcTTATGGATAAGTCGCCATTGAATACACTCACGCTGGAAGACTTCCTGGAATCAGAGCGACATAAACTTACTGGCACACTTACGCCGGTGACGCCGGAGACTTTCGCGAAGTGGAAGAAGGAGAGGATGGACAAGAAAGCTGCCGAGGAGGAGGCGAGGAAACTCAAGGAGGCGACTGGTCGTGCTATGTTCGAGAAAGGAGACTGGCAGGGTAGTGATTCCGAGGATGATAGTGATGATGATGACGATGGTGGATTCAACCTTGAGGCCCTCAGGAGGGAGACTGAGGCGGCGAGGGAGAAGAAGGAAGCGGAGCGCGTGGCGGCACAGGGCGGTGAGATATGA
- a CDS encoding 60S ribosomal protein L26-2, with the protein MTKINTNLSSSRRKSRKAHFSAPSSVRRVIMSAPLSKELREKHNVRALPIRKDDEVIIKRGSNKGREGKVTSVYRLKYVIHIERVAREKSNGQSVPIGIAPSKVEITKIKLDKDRESILERIAKGRDLNKEKTKA; encoded by the exons ATGACCAAGATCAACACCAACTTGTCCTCCAGCAGGAGAAAGAGCCGCAAGGCTCACTTCTCTGCTCCTTCCAGCGTCCGCCGTGTCATCATGAGCGCACCTCTGTCCAAGG AACTCCGCGAGAAGCACAAC GTCCGCGCCCTCCCAATCCGCAAGGACGACGAGGTCATCATCAAGCGTGGCTCCAACAAGGGCCGCGAGGGCAAGGTCACCAGCGTCTACCGCCTCAAATACGTCATCCACATCGAGCGTGTCGCCCGCGAGAAGTCCAACGGCCAGTCCGTCCCCATCGGCATCGCCCCCTCCAAGGTCGAGATCACCAAGATCAAGCTCGACAAGGACCGCGAGTCCATCCTCGAGCGCATCGCCAAGGGCCGCGACCTGAACAAGGAGAAGACCAAGGCATAA
- a CDS encoding Sodium- and chloride-dependent GABA transporter 1, which produces MVNSPSQTLDKMVKIPKVGNPVTAIRNAFTVKPEQKSEDGRDQWQSRTSYLLASMCGAIGFRNLLRFPSQVFNNNGLQWFIPYFMALALLAIPVLILEVSIGSALRGGPILAWNAVNKRSRGVGLGNLWVTALVCLYYVPMLSWVLRFFRASFESPLPWEGRVAEFYEQTVVANVAPIPATAAEAIEQGVMMSYPGAGLIGEQVGWTAFSWVVIWLCLFNGVKTTGKVVYFTMGLPILIVVVLIVRSATLPNAIDGIRLYVGEFNAGQLAGGQIWQDALGQVFYSTGVGFGYYTAYASYNSRNANAVQDSIIICCCNSLFEIACGFAVFGVVGFLGMTPESTGRVGSFVLGFITLPEGLALMPGAQVWSVIFFFTLFMLAVSSAFVMTDAMVTVVHDSDWGRKWPRVYITTGVIICGFLVSMIYNTQFGSYLLDAVDLNTNNIVLPFAVFAECYAATIIYRSVDVIGQCGVPAFAVHQLGYIGGMIGGLALAHMVSIPGGIAFGFGLYFVCFAVSVLLAKTPDSMPPRFWSNNTLLCRAWWLAAYSGNQLVRDLNVSVATGKNWPLTWYWPLSLRYISCPILAIVFSFSYPSFIAVRSDPLMVFAFVMGHLAILTIVSLFIVPQWLSPIIPAERRHEGDRGYAPQVVFGADDVRLTTGVEANRSSSDDSTVGKKEMDMAADQRLSVNELRGVDSQAQEVVDPLRASRK; this is translated from the exons ATGGTGAACAGTCCTTCTCAAACACTCGACAAAATGGTCAAAATACCGAAAGTCGGAAACCCGGTGACCGCAATTCGGAACGCGTTCACTGTCAAGCCTGAGCAGAAGAGCGAAGATGGACGAGATCAATGGCAGTCACGAACGTCCTATCTACTGGCATCAATGTGTGGAGCTATCGGCTTTAGAAACCTTCTGCGATTCCCATCTCAAGTCTTCAACAACAATGGCCTGCAGTGGTTCATCCCGTACTTTATGGCGCTGGCTCTACTAGCGATTCCAGTACTCATCTTGGAAGTCTCCATCGGCTCTGCCCTCCGTGGTGGCCCAATACTGGCCTGGAATGCCGTCAACAAGCGATCGCGTGGCGTCGGTTTGGGAAATCTGTGGGTCACTGCTCTGGTCTGCCTGTACTATGTGCCAATGCTGTCCTGGGTTCTGCGcttcttccgagcttcgTTTGAAAGTCCGTTGCCTTGGGAAGGTCGCGTGGCGGAGTTCTACGAGCAGACTGTAGTCGCCAATGTGGCACCAATACCAGCTACAGCAGCCGAAGCCATCGAGCAGGGCGTGATGATGTCGTACCCCGGTGCGGGCCTCATCGGGGAGCAAGTTGGCTGGACTGCGTTCTCTTGGGTCGTGATCTGGCTTTGCCTGTTCAATGGTGTCAAGACCACTGGCAAGGTCGTCTACTTCACTATGGGTCTTCCAATTTTGATCGTTGTTGTCCTGATAGTACGGAGCGCCACTCTTCCCAACGCGATCGATGGTATACGACTCTACGTGGGCGAGTTCAACGCTGGTCAACTGGCTGGAGGTCAAATATGGCAGGATGCTCTAGGACAAGTCTTCTACTCAACCGGTGTCGGCTTTGGCTACTACACCGCATACGCATCGTATAATTCCCGCAACGCGAATGCCGTACAGGACTCCATCATCATCTGCTGTTGCAACTCGCTCTTTGAAATTGCTTGCGGATTTGCTGTCTTCGGCGTCGTCGGCTTCCTGGGAATGACGCCTGAATCTACCGGAAGAGTTGGATCGTTTGTCTTGGGCTTCATCACATTACCAGAAGGTCTGGCTCTCATGCCTGGAGCACAAGTTTGGtcggtcatcttcttcttCACCCTGTTCATGCTCGCGGTGAGTTCGGCGTTTGTCATGACAGACGCCATGGTAACGGTCGTCCACGACTCGGACTGGGGACGAAAGTGGCCGAGAGTTTACATCACCACGGGAGTGATCATCTGCGGCTTCCTGGTCTCGATGATCTACAACACACAGTTTGGCTCCTATCTGCTTGATGCAGTCGACCTGAACACGAATAACATAGTGCTACCTTTCGCGGTCTTCGCAGAGTGCTATGCAGCGACAATCATCTACCGCAGCGTCGACGTGATTGGACAATGTGGAGTCCCAGCTTTCGCCGTACACCAGCTGGGCTATATAGGCGGCATGATCGGCGGTCTTGCACTCGCCCATATGGTCAGCATACCGGGGGGGATCGCTTTCGGCTTTGGACTCTACTTCGTCTGCTTCGCAGTATCTGTGCTTTTGGCTAAAACGCCAGACTCTATGCCGCCAAGGTTTTGGTCGAATAACACACTGCTATGCCGTGCTTGGTGGCTCGCAGCGTACTCG GGTAATCAACTCGTCCGCGACCTCAACGTGTCAGTGGCGACTGGAAAGAACTGGCCGTTGACATGGTACTGGCCACTGAGCCTTCGCTACATTTCCTGTCCGATCCTGGCCATCGTCTTCTCATTCAGCTACCCGAGCTTTATTGCAGTTCGGTCTGATCCGCTCATGGTCTTCGCCTTTGTGATGGGCCACCTGGCTATACTCACCATCGTCTCGTTGTTCATTGTCCCGCAATGGCTCAGTCCTATCATCCCAGCTGAGCGTAGACACGAAGGAGATAGAGGCTATGCTCCTCAAGTTGTCTTTGGAGCTGATGATGTACGGCTCACGACGGGGGTTGAGGCCAACCGGAGCAGTAGCGATGATAGCACGGTCGGGAAGAAGGAGATGGACATGGCGGCAGATCAGCGATTGTCTGTCAATGAGCTCCGTGGCGTTGATTCGCAGGCACAAGAGGTTGTCGATCCCCTGCGTGCTTCGAGAAAGTGA